In Solanum lycopersicum chromosome 5, SLM_r2.1, the following are encoded in one genomic region:
- the LOC104647298 gene encoding uncharacterized protein isoform X1, with translation MNYKAFTLISFVLFFCQSSIMASRRILSGPGSCKMPALPHRPPSAGSATPKSSPQYGGIPMRPHTSKPEHFATNQHPLPEYVGIPMRPHYSKPYHSATDPHSPPAVIHPPPATPMACSGMDRQELENCIRRQVNRDLCKNYNIC, from the exons ATGAATTACAAAGCATTTACTTTGATATcgtttgtattatttttttgtcaatCATCGATAATGGCTTCTCGAAGAATATTATCAG GTCCGGGAAGTTGTAAAATGCCAGCACTACCTCATCGTCCTCCATCAGCTGGATCAGCAACTCCCAAATCATCGCCCc AGTATGGTGGAATTCCAATGCGACCTCATACCTCTAAACCAGAACATTTTGCAACTAATCAACACCCACTACCTG AGTATGTTGGAATTCCAATGCGACCTCATTATTCTAAACCATATCATTCAGCAACTGATCCACACTCACCACCTGCTGTTATACACCCACCCCCGG CAACCCCAATGGCATGCAGTGGAATGGATCGACAAGAATTAGAAAATTGTATACGTCGTCAAGTAAACAGGGATCTCTGCAAGAATTATAACatatgttaa
- the LOC104647298 gene encoding uncharacterized protein isoform X2, with translation MNYKAFTLISFVLFFCQSSIMASRRILSGPGSCKMPALPHRPPSAGSATPKSSPQYGGIPMRPHTSKPEHFATNQHPLPEYVGIPMRPHYSKPYHSATDPHSPPAVIHPPPAR, from the exons ATGAATTACAAAGCATTTACTTTGATATcgtttgtattatttttttgtcaatCATCGATAATGGCTTCTCGAAGAATATTATCAG GTCCGGGAAGTTGTAAAATGCCAGCACTACCTCATCGTCCTCCATCAGCTGGATCAGCAACTCCCAAATCATCGCCCc AGTATGGTGGAATTCCAATGCGACCTCATACCTCTAAACCAGAACATTTTGCAACTAATCAACACCCACTACCTG AGTATGTTGGAATTCCAATGCGACCTCATTATTCTAAACCATATCATTCAGCAACTGATCCACACTCACCACCTGCTGTTATACACCCACCCCCGG CTCGCTAA
- the LOC101244664 gene encoding probable isoprenylcysteine alpha-carbonyl methylesterase ICMEL1, producing MQPSNLLPISNPNSPPSMLIPTSSVTADTMLVRSEPHIVHSSSSSTILVVQDDDDSKIETKPLLTRAFSYSSSSSSSSNNLVMQQQRRRRIASANSLLSGAVEGCRREMGRAASDTYVVTRLSFRLLRYLGVGYRWIVRFLALGCYAMLLIPGFIQVGYYYFYSSQVRRGIVYGDQPRNRLDLYLPKNMNGPKPVVAFITGGAWIIGYKAWGSLLGQQLSERDIIVACIDYRNFPQGTISDMVKDASQGISFVCNKIAEYGGDPNRIYLMGQSAGAHIATCALLEQAIKETGAEPRASWSVSQIKTYFGLSGGYNILKLVDHFHRRGLYRSIFLSIMEGEQGLRQYSPELMAQDPNIKDAVSLLPPMVLFHGTADYSIPCDSSKSFADTLKALGVKAECILYEGKTHTDLFLQDPMRGGIDDMLDDLITLIHGDSSETIKAKSTPRKRLVPEFMLQMARSVSPF from the exons ATGCAACCCTCAAATCTTCTTCCTATTTCTAACCCCAATTCACCACCATCAATGTTGATTCCAACATCCTCTGTTACTGCTGACACAATGTTAGTCAGATCAGAACCTCATATTGTacattcatcttcttcatcaaccATACTTGTTGTTCAAGATGATGATGATTCAAAGATTGAGACAAAGCCTCTTCTTACTAGAGCTTTTagttattcttcttcttcgtcgTCTTCGTCGAACAATTTAGTTATGCAGCAGCAGAGGAGGCGCCGGATTGCAAGTGCAAATTCCCTTTTGTCTGGAGCTGTTGAGGGTTGTCGCAGAGAAATGGGAAGGGCTGCTTCTGATACTTATGTTGTAACTAGGCTTAGCTTTAGACTCTTGCGATATCTCGG GGTAGGGTACAGATGGATCGTCAGGTTTCTTGCCCTTGGCTGTTATGCTATGCTGCTTATACCTGGTTTTATTCAAG TTGGATATTACTATTTCTATTCCAGTCAAGTACGTAGAGGGATTGTTTATGGTGATCAACCAAGAAATAG GCTTGATCTATACCTGCCGAAAAATATGAATGGGCCAAAGCCAGTTGTTGCATTTATAACAGGTGGAGCATGGATCATTGG CTACAAAGCTTGGGGTTCTCTTCTAGGACAACAATTGTCAGAAAGAGACATTATTGTGGCATGCATTGATTACAG AAATTTTCCTCAAGGAACAATTAGTGACATGGTTAAGGATGCTTCTCAAGGTATCTCCTTTGTTTGTAACAAGATAGCTGAATATGGAGGTGATCCGAACAG AATTTACTTAATGGGACAATCCGCTGGTGCACATATTGCTACATGTGCTCTCTTGGAGCAGGCAATCAAGGAGACTGGTGCCGAACCGAGAGCTTCTTGGAGTGTCTCCCAAATAAAGACGTATTTTGGTCTATCTGGCGG GTATAATATCCTTAAGCTTGTTGATCACTTCCATCGCCGAGGTTTGTACCGTTCAATTTTTCTAAG TATAATGGAAGGGGAACAAGGTCTGAGACAATACTCACCAGAATTAATGGCTCAGGACCCAAACATAAAAGATGCCGTCTCTCTTCTTCCTCCTATGGTCCTTTTCCATGGTACCGCAGATTATTCCATTCCGTGTGATTCCAG CAAGAGTTTTGCTGATACTCTTAAAGCTCTCGGTGTCAAAGCAGAATGTATCCTATATGAAGGAAAGACACATACAGATTTGTTTCTTCAG GATCCAATGAGAGGTGGAATAGATGATATGTTGGATGATCTCATTACACTGATTCATGGTGATAGCTCTGAAACCATCAAGGCAAAATCGACCCCAAGAAAACGCCTTGTACCTGAGTTCATGTTGCAGATGGCTCGAAGTGTTAGCCCCTTTTAA